One Oncorhynchus kisutch isolate 150728-3 linkage group LG11, Okis_V2, whole genome shotgun sequence genomic region harbors:
- the LOC109899681 gene encoding lymphocyte-specific helicase-like isoform X1: MSCVKEETRSVSPHCPKPNESEEPLGTAMEETLPGNSAASVKAENAVSEVVITKEMEEEEMQLVEKGEKKEEEIMKKAREAQRKETHDIRFKRLQHLLEKSNIYSKFLLTKMEQQQQEEMLKKEKLEKKAEKSIGRKAGRVEKNKRKREEDYKIADVMSKEEIMSKAKKCKVEEEEVPGMKKLEAEDIEKMSDSNADIKGRLSETVRDNAKHLLDPDRKVNGQAVPAQQPLLFTGGVMRSYQIEGVEWLRMLWENGINGILADEMGLGKTIQCIAHVAMMLERKVMGPFLVVAPLSTLPNWINEFKRFTPEVSVQLYHGPAKDRMALLKQIRKPQGPHNMLPVVVTSFEIAMIDRKFLQRFHWKYLIVDEGHRIKNLNCRLVRELKMLPTDNKLLLTGTPLQNNLAELWSLLNFLLPEVFDDLKSFESWFDIDTIGSDAKNVVANEREQNILHMLHQILTPFLLRRLKSDVTLEVPPKKEIVVYAPLTVKQESFYTAVVNKTIAKVLGQVKVEAPVVLTTDGRPKRRTRRPVDYKETDGDTPYDLEKYLERVQKEAEQSPAPVVDVQMPLDSQINLKLQNILMLLKRCCNHPYLIEYPLDPATQEFKIDEQLVQTSGKFLILDRMLPELKKRGHKVLIFSQMTSILDILMDYCYLRGYQYSRLDGSMAYPDREENMTKFSSDPEVFLFLLSTRAGGLGINLTAADTVIIFDSDWNPQADLQAQDRCHRIGQTKPVVVYRLVTANTIDQKILERASAKRKLEKMVIHKKKFKGGKAELKQTKSCVDVSELMDLLNTRDYEKEVKSTKGKVISDKDLEALLDRSDLLDKAKRSSKQKVGVFKVIEAKESSEISLT; the protein is encoded by the exons ATGAGTTG TGTAAAAGAAGAAACCCGAAGCGTGTCTCCTCATTGTCCGAAGCCTAACGAATCTGAAGAACCGCTGGGTACGGCTATGGAGGAGACTTTGCCTGGAAATT CAGCTGCAAGTGTGAAAGCTGAAAATGCGGTGTCTGAAGTTgtcatcacaaaagagatggaggaggaggagatgcagttggtggagaaaggagagaaaaaagAAGAGGAGATTATGAAAAAG GCTCGAGAAGCTCAGAGGAAGGAAACTCATGACATTCGCTTCAAGAGACTGCAACACTTGCTGGAGAAAAGTAACATATATTCCAAATTTCTTCTTACGAAGAtggaacagcagcagcaggag GAAATGCTGAAGAAAGAAAAACTGGAAAAGAAGGCAGAGAAG AGCATTGGCAGAAAGGCTGGGAGAG ttgaaaaaaataaaaggaagagggaggaagactaTAAAATTGCTGATGTCATGTCTAAAGAG GAAATTATGTCCAAGGCCAAGAAATGTAAAGTGGAGGAAGAG GAGGTCCCTGGGATGAAGAAGTTAGAAGCAGAGGACATCGAAAAGATGAGTGACTCCAATGCTGACATCAAGGGCCGTCTGTCGGAGACTGTGAGAGACAATGCCAAGCATCTACTGGACCCAGACAGGAAGGTGAACGGGCAGGCTGTGCCCGCCCAGCAGCCCTTGCTCTTCACTGGGGGAGTCATGAGGTCTTACCAAATAGAGGGTGTGGAGTGGCTCAGG ATGTTGTGGGAGAATGGTATCAATGGGATCCTGGCAGATGAGATGGGTCTGGGGAAGACAATCCAGTGCATCGCCCACGTGGCCATGATGTTGGAGAGAAAGGTGATGGGTCCCTTCCTGGTAGTGGCCCCCCTGTCCACTCTGCCCAACTGGATCAATGAGTTCAAGCGCTTCACTccagag GTGTCAGTGCAGCTGTACCATGGACCTGCTAAGGATAGGATGGCGTTGTTAAAGCAGATTCGTAAGCCCCAGGGACCTCACAACATGTTACCTGTGGTGGTCACCTCCTTTGAGATTGCCATGATAGACAGGAAGTTTCTGCAG CGCTTCCACTGGAAGTACCTGATTGTGGATGAGGGCCACAGGATCAAGAACCTGAACTGCCGACTGGTGAGGGAATTGAAGATGCTGCCCACGGACAATAAGCTGCTCCTGACGGGCACACCGCTGCAGAACAATCTAGCTGAGCTGTGGTCACTGCTCAACTTCCTTCTGCCTGAGGTGTTTGACGACCTCAAGAG CTTTGAGTCGTGGTTTGACATCGACACCATTGGTTCGGACGCAAAAAATGTTGTGGCTAACGAACGAGAGCAGAACATCCTGCACATGCTCCACCAG ATTCTGACGCCATTCCTGCTGAGAAGACTGAAGTCTGATGTGACGTTGGAGGTGCCGCCCAAAAAGGAGATTGTTGTGTACGCCCCACTCACTGTCAAACAGGAGTCTTTTTACACTGCTGTGGTCAACAAGACCATCGCCAAAGTGCTGGGCCAGGTGAAG GTGGAGGCTCCAGTGGTGCTGACGACCGACGGCAGGCCTAAGCGCAGGACCAGGAGGCCTGTGGACTACAAAGAGACTGATGGTGACACGCCCTACGACCTGGAGAAATACCTGGAGAGGGTTCAGAAGGAGGCTGAGCAGAG CCCCGCCCCGGTTGTTGACGTGCAGATGCCCCTGGACTCCCAAATCAACCTGAAACTGCAGAACATCCTCATGCTGCTGAAGAGGTGCTGTAACCACCCCTATCTCATAGAGTACCCACTGGACCCGGCCACACAGGAGTTCAAG ATTGATGAGCAACTGGTCCAGACCTCAGGGAAATTCCTCATTCTAGACAGAATGCTGCCAGAGCTGAAGAAGAGGGGACACAAG GTGCTGATTTTCAGCCAGATGACGTCCATCTTGGATATCCTAATGGACTACTGCTACCTGCGGGGTTACCAATACAGCCGACTGGATGGGAGCATGGCCTATCCCGACAGAGAAGAGAAC atgACAAAGTTCTCTTCTGACCCAGAGGTGTTTCTCTTCCTACTGAGCACCAGAGCAGGTGGCCTGGGCATCAACCTGACTGCTGCTGACACGGTCATCATCTTTGACAGTGACTGG AACCCTCAGGCTGACCTGCAGGCCCAGGACAGATGCCACCGTATCGGACAGACAAAACCTGTGGTGGTGTACCGACTGGTCACTGCCAATACCATTGACCAGAAGATCCTGGAGAGAGCGTCAGCCAAGAGGAAGCTGGAGAAGATGGTCATTCACAAGA AAAAATTCAAAGGAGGAAAGGCTGAGCTCAAACAGACCAAGAGCTGCGTCGACGTGTCTGAGCTGATGGATCTTCTCAACACCAGAGATTACGAGAA GGAAGTGAAAAGCACCAAGGGGAAGGTCATTAGTGACAAGGACCTGGAGGCTCTGCTGGACCGCAGTGACCTTCTGG ACAAGGCCAAGAGGAGCTCCAAACAGAAGGTTGGAGTTTTCAAGGTGATTGAAGCCAAAGAATCATCGGAGATCAGCTTGACCTAA
- the calhm3 gene encoding calcium homeostasis modulator protein 3 → MDRLKLVLQYFQSNSESISNGICIVLALISVKLYTSFDFNCPCIPQYNKLYALGVMFVPPLIFFFLGILVNRHTGVMMEEWLRPIGKRSKNPAIVKYMFSAMMQRALLAPMVWILVTLLDGKIFICAFSMSVDPKPFSGMPNNTGLDLIKLMAKVPCKEDMIFRNSTFRKAVSRYVRCYSQAIGWSILLFFILLGALGRLIKPCFDDHATNLQTRYWSNYLDIEQKLFDETCVLHCRDFARKCVVQFFEGMREDAVLRLPLSPEVRYRGEEDMVDEEEERLHGITKQEQMDQLLQTWFQCKPELDVTRMAYRPRVCVTWEDHNGQTLYSDV, encoded by the exons ATGGACCGTCTGAAGTTAGTTCTGCAGTATTTTCAGTCCAATTCCGAGTCCATATCAAATGGAATCTGTATTGTACTGGCCCTGATCAGTGTGAAGCTCTACACCAGCTTTGACTTCAACTGCCCCTGTATTCCACAATACAACAAACTCTACGCACTGGGGGTGATGTTTGTCCCGCCTTTAATATTCTTCTTCCTGGGAATCTTGGTCAATCGACACACAGGGGTCATGATGGAAGAATGGTTGAGACCCATTGGGAAGAGAAGCAAAAATCCTGCCATTGTCAA GTACATGTTCTCTGCCATGATGCAGAGGGCTCTACTGGCGCCCATGGTGTGGATTCTGGTCACTCTGCTGGATGGGAAGATCTTCATCTGTGCTTTCAGCATGAGTGTAGACCCCAAGCCTTTCTCAG GCATGCCCAACAATACTGGCCTGGACCTGATCAAGCTCATGGCCAAGGTGCCCTGCAAGGAGGATATGATCTTCAGGAACAGCACATTTCGTAAAGCTGTTTCACGCTACGTGCGCTGCTACTCCCAA GCGATTGGCTGGtctatcctcctcttcttcattctCTTGGGTGCACTGGGCCGTCTCATCAAGCCCTGTTTCGACGACCACGCCACCAACCTCCAGACGCGCTACTGGAGCAACTACCTGGACATCGAGCAGAAGCTCTTCGATGAGACCTGCGTGCTTCACTGCCGCGATTTTGCCCGAAAGTGCGTTGTGCAGTTCTTTGAGGGCATGCGGGAAGACGCAGTACTCAGACTGCCTCTCTCACCCGAAGTCAGGTACAGGGGGGAAGAAGACATggtggatgaagaggaggagagactccATGGGATCACCAAGCAGGAACAGATGGATCAACTGCTTCAAACATGGTTCCAGTGTAAACCTGAGCTGGATGTCACTAGGATGGCCTACAGACCTAGGGTGTGTGTCACCTGGGAGGACCACAATGGACAAACCCTCTACTCAgatgtttag
- the LOC109899681 gene encoding lymphocyte-specific helicase-like isoform X2, which translates to MSCVKEETRSVSPHCPKPNESEEPLGTAMEETLPGNSASVKAENAVSEVVITKEMEEEEMQLVEKGEKKEEEIMKKAREAQRKETHDIRFKRLQHLLEKSNIYSKFLLTKMEQQQQEEMLKKEKLEKKAEKSIGRKAGRVEKNKRKREEDYKIADVMSKEEIMSKAKKCKVEEEEVPGMKKLEAEDIEKMSDSNADIKGRLSETVRDNAKHLLDPDRKVNGQAVPAQQPLLFTGGVMRSYQIEGVEWLRMLWENGINGILADEMGLGKTIQCIAHVAMMLERKVMGPFLVVAPLSTLPNWINEFKRFTPEVSVQLYHGPAKDRMALLKQIRKPQGPHNMLPVVVTSFEIAMIDRKFLQRFHWKYLIVDEGHRIKNLNCRLVRELKMLPTDNKLLLTGTPLQNNLAELWSLLNFLLPEVFDDLKSFESWFDIDTIGSDAKNVVANEREQNILHMLHQILTPFLLRRLKSDVTLEVPPKKEIVVYAPLTVKQESFYTAVVNKTIAKVLGQVKVEAPVVLTTDGRPKRRTRRPVDYKETDGDTPYDLEKYLERVQKEAEQSPAPVVDVQMPLDSQINLKLQNILMLLKRCCNHPYLIEYPLDPATQEFKIDEQLVQTSGKFLILDRMLPELKKRGHKVLIFSQMTSILDILMDYCYLRGYQYSRLDGSMAYPDREENMTKFSSDPEVFLFLLSTRAGGLGINLTAADTVIIFDSDWNPQADLQAQDRCHRIGQTKPVVVYRLVTANTIDQKILERASAKRKLEKMVIHKKKFKGGKAELKQTKSCVDVSELMDLLNTRDYEKEVKSTKGKVISDKDLEALLDRSDLLDKAKRSSKQKVGVFKVIEAKESSEISLT; encoded by the exons ATGAGTTG TGTAAAAGAAGAAACCCGAAGCGTGTCTCCTCATTGTCCGAAGCCTAACGAATCTGAAGAACCGCTGGGTACGGCTATGGAGGAGACTTTGCCTGGAAATT CTGCAAGTGTGAAAGCTGAAAATGCGGTGTCTGAAGTTgtcatcacaaaagagatggaggaggaggagatgcagttggtggagaaaggagagaaaaaagAAGAGGAGATTATGAAAAAG GCTCGAGAAGCTCAGAGGAAGGAAACTCATGACATTCGCTTCAAGAGACTGCAACACTTGCTGGAGAAAAGTAACATATATTCCAAATTTCTTCTTACGAAGAtggaacagcagcagcaggag GAAATGCTGAAGAAAGAAAAACTGGAAAAGAAGGCAGAGAAG AGCATTGGCAGAAAGGCTGGGAGAG ttgaaaaaaataaaaggaagagggaggaagactaTAAAATTGCTGATGTCATGTCTAAAGAG GAAATTATGTCCAAGGCCAAGAAATGTAAAGTGGAGGAAGAG GAGGTCCCTGGGATGAAGAAGTTAGAAGCAGAGGACATCGAAAAGATGAGTGACTCCAATGCTGACATCAAGGGCCGTCTGTCGGAGACTGTGAGAGACAATGCCAAGCATCTACTGGACCCAGACAGGAAGGTGAACGGGCAGGCTGTGCCCGCCCAGCAGCCCTTGCTCTTCACTGGGGGAGTCATGAGGTCTTACCAAATAGAGGGTGTGGAGTGGCTCAGG ATGTTGTGGGAGAATGGTATCAATGGGATCCTGGCAGATGAGATGGGTCTGGGGAAGACAATCCAGTGCATCGCCCACGTGGCCATGATGTTGGAGAGAAAGGTGATGGGTCCCTTCCTGGTAGTGGCCCCCCTGTCCACTCTGCCCAACTGGATCAATGAGTTCAAGCGCTTCACTccagag GTGTCAGTGCAGCTGTACCATGGACCTGCTAAGGATAGGATGGCGTTGTTAAAGCAGATTCGTAAGCCCCAGGGACCTCACAACATGTTACCTGTGGTGGTCACCTCCTTTGAGATTGCCATGATAGACAGGAAGTTTCTGCAG CGCTTCCACTGGAAGTACCTGATTGTGGATGAGGGCCACAGGATCAAGAACCTGAACTGCCGACTGGTGAGGGAATTGAAGATGCTGCCCACGGACAATAAGCTGCTCCTGACGGGCACACCGCTGCAGAACAATCTAGCTGAGCTGTGGTCACTGCTCAACTTCCTTCTGCCTGAGGTGTTTGACGACCTCAAGAG CTTTGAGTCGTGGTTTGACATCGACACCATTGGTTCGGACGCAAAAAATGTTGTGGCTAACGAACGAGAGCAGAACATCCTGCACATGCTCCACCAG ATTCTGACGCCATTCCTGCTGAGAAGACTGAAGTCTGATGTGACGTTGGAGGTGCCGCCCAAAAAGGAGATTGTTGTGTACGCCCCACTCACTGTCAAACAGGAGTCTTTTTACACTGCTGTGGTCAACAAGACCATCGCCAAAGTGCTGGGCCAGGTGAAG GTGGAGGCTCCAGTGGTGCTGACGACCGACGGCAGGCCTAAGCGCAGGACCAGGAGGCCTGTGGACTACAAAGAGACTGATGGTGACACGCCCTACGACCTGGAGAAATACCTGGAGAGGGTTCAGAAGGAGGCTGAGCAGAG CCCCGCCCCGGTTGTTGACGTGCAGATGCCCCTGGACTCCCAAATCAACCTGAAACTGCAGAACATCCTCATGCTGCTGAAGAGGTGCTGTAACCACCCCTATCTCATAGAGTACCCACTGGACCCGGCCACACAGGAGTTCAAG ATTGATGAGCAACTGGTCCAGACCTCAGGGAAATTCCTCATTCTAGACAGAATGCTGCCAGAGCTGAAGAAGAGGGGACACAAG GTGCTGATTTTCAGCCAGATGACGTCCATCTTGGATATCCTAATGGACTACTGCTACCTGCGGGGTTACCAATACAGCCGACTGGATGGGAGCATGGCCTATCCCGACAGAGAAGAGAAC atgACAAAGTTCTCTTCTGACCCAGAGGTGTTTCTCTTCCTACTGAGCACCAGAGCAGGTGGCCTGGGCATCAACCTGACTGCTGCTGACACGGTCATCATCTTTGACAGTGACTGG AACCCTCAGGCTGACCTGCAGGCCCAGGACAGATGCCACCGTATCGGACAGACAAAACCTGTGGTGGTGTACCGACTGGTCACTGCCAATACCATTGACCAGAAGATCCTGGAGAGAGCGTCAGCCAAGAGGAAGCTGGAGAAGATGGTCATTCACAAGA AAAAATTCAAAGGAGGAAAGGCTGAGCTCAAACAGACCAAGAGCTGCGTCGACGTGTCTGAGCTGATGGATCTTCTCAACACCAGAGATTACGAGAA GGAAGTGAAAAGCACCAAGGGGAAGGTCATTAGTGACAAGGACCTGGAGGCTCTGCTGGACCGCAGTGACCTTCTGG ACAAGGCCAAGAGGAGCTCCAAACAGAAGGTTGGAGTTTTCAAGGTGATTGAAGCCAAAGAATCATCGGAGATCAGCTTGACCTAA